The Catenulispora sp. EB89 genome has a segment encoding these proteins:
- a CDS encoding metallophosphoesterase: MPVVIAHVSDIHIDSEPRAAERTRRVFDHLDALPADLDLVVLTGDIADHGRTAEYAAVREATATRHPLLVCPGNHDDREAFRRTLLGVPASTGPIDQVHRTERFVVALCDSSIPRQDDGFLADSTLEWLAGELDATPDDVPVLIGFHHPPVELHAPYVDRIRQFGEERLAEVVAGRPNVVAFLAGHAHTAAATRFAGLPLLVAPGVVSTVPLPWEGERSVHLDHPPSLAFHVIDDQHRITTHYRCVV; the protein is encoded by the coding sequence ATGCCAGTCGTCATCGCGCATGTCAGCGACATCCACATCGATTCCGAGCCGCGCGCCGCCGAGCGCACCCGCCGGGTCTTCGACCACCTCGACGCCCTGCCCGCCGACCTCGACCTGGTCGTGCTCACCGGGGACATCGCCGACCACGGCAGGACGGCCGAGTACGCGGCGGTCCGCGAAGCCACGGCCACGCGGCATCCGCTGCTGGTCTGCCCCGGGAACCACGACGACCGCGAGGCGTTCCGGCGCACGCTGCTCGGCGTCCCGGCCTCGACCGGGCCGATCGACCAGGTACACCGGACCGAGCGGTTCGTCGTCGCGCTCTGCGACTCCTCGATCCCGAGGCAGGACGACGGTTTCCTCGCCGACTCGACGTTGGAGTGGCTGGCCGGCGAGTTGGACGCGACCCCGGACGACGTCCCGGTCCTGATCGGCTTCCACCATCCGCCGGTGGAGCTGCACGCACCGTACGTGGACCGGATCCGGCAGTTCGGCGAGGAGCGGCTGGCCGAGGTGGTCGCCGGCCGGCCGAACGTCGTCGCCTTCCTGGCCGGACACGCACACACCGCCGCCGCCACGCGCTTCGCCGGGCTGCCGCTGCTGGTCGCGCCGGGGGTGGTGTCCACGGTGCCGCTGCCGTGGGAGGGCGAGCGGTCGGTACACCTGGACCATCCGCCGTCGTTGGCGTTCCACGTCATCGACGACCAGCACCGGATCACCACGCACTATCGCTGCGTCGTGTAA
- a CDS encoding GTP-binding protein, whose amino-acid sequence MRYLNLGILAHVDAGKTSLTERLLHAAGVIDEIGSVDRGTTRTDSLELERRRGITIKTAVTAFPLGATSVNLVDTPGHPDFIAEVERTLGVLDGVVLVVSAVEGVQAQTRVLMRAVRRLGLPTVLFVNKADRGGADPARVLADVSTKLTPAAFPLGKIVDAGTRDARFVSDVPELRRLGLWSQLVADSRRGAVHPVYFGSAITGAGIPELMAGIEQLLPRSAGDDGSAKAAAGRVFKVERGLAGERIAYVRMFAGALKTRDRLPSGRVTGISVLSAADGAPVPADAVSAGQIGVVRGLTRVRIGDRLGVRGVVAEEAAMYFAPPTLETVVEPRDQADRGPMFAALTQLSEQDPLIGLRYDKVRAETSVSLYGEVQKEVIQTTLAEEYGVAVDFRETTPICVERVLGVGEGLDVIKLGDNPFLATVGLRIAPAPVGAGLSFGLEIELGSLIPAFLTAIEETVHAALGSGLHGWPVPDAVVTLTRSGYWARQSHSHGTFDKSMSSTAGDFRALTPLVLMEALAKAGTEVCEPMHRFRLEAPSALLGTLLPTLAAFRAVPGSTTVAGETAVLEGTVPAARVHALGQRIPGLTGGEGVLESAFDHFAPVSGSEVPERARWDANPLDRKEYLMRVQRGV is encoded by the coding sequence GTGCGGTATCTGAACTTGGGCATTCTGGCGCACGTCGACGCCGGTAAGACCTCCCTGACCGAGCGGCTGCTGCACGCCGCCGGGGTCATCGACGAGATCGGCAGCGTGGACCGCGGCACGACGCGGACCGACAGCCTGGAGCTGGAGCGGCGGCGCGGCATCACGATCAAGACCGCGGTCACGGCGTTCCCGTTGGGCGCGACGTCGGTGAACCTGGTCGACACGCCCGGGCACCCGGACTTCATCGCCGAGGTGGAGCGCACGCTGGGGGTGCTCGACGGCGTGGTGCTGGTGGTGTCCGCGGTCGAGGGTGTGCAGGCGCAGACCAGGGTGCTGATGCGGGCGGTCCGGCGGCTCGGGCTGCCGACGGTGTTGTTCGTGAACAAGGCCGATCGCGGCGGTGCGGATCCGGCGCGTGTGTTGGCTGATGTCTCGACGAAGCTGACGCCGGCCGCGTTTCCACTGGGGAAGATCGTGGACGCCGGGACGCGCGATGCGCGGTTCGTCTCCGACGTTCCGGAGCTGCGGCGGCTCGGACTCTGGTCGCAGCTGGTCGCGGACAGCCGTCGCGGTGCGGTGCACCCGGTGTACTTCGGCTCGGCGATCACCGGCGCCGGGATTCCGGAGCTGATGGCCGGTATCGAGCAGCTGTTGCCTCGCTCCGCCGGGGACGACGGCTCGGCCAAGGCTGCCGCCGGCCGGGTCTTCAAGGTCGAGCGCGGGCTCGCCGGTGAGCGGATCGCTTATGTGCGCATGTTCGCCGGGGCGCTGAAGACGCGCGATCGGCTGCCGAGCGGTCGCGTCACGGGGATTTCCGTGCTGTCGGCGGCGGACGGCGCGCCGGTGCCGGCCGATGCTGTCAGCGCCGGGCAGATCGGCGTCGTCCGGGGGCTGACGCGGGTGCGGATCGGCGATCGGCTCGGCGTGCGCGGCGTTGTGGCGGAGGAGGCTGCGATGTACTTCGCGCCGCCGACGCTGGAAACCGTGGTTGAGCCTCGGGATCAGGCGGACCGCGGCCCGATGTTCGCCGCGCTGACACAGCTGTCCGAGCAGGATCCGCTGATCGGGCTGCGCTACGACAAGGTCCGCGCGGAGACGTCGGTGTCGCTTTACGGCGAAGTGCAGAAAGAGGTCATCCAGACCACGCTCGCCGAGGAGTACGGCGTCGCGGTCGACTTCCGCGAGACGACGCCGATCTGTGTCGAGCGGGTGCTCGGCGTCGGCGAGGGGCTGGACGTCATCAAGCTCGGCGACAACCCGTTCCTGGCCACGGTCGGCCTGCGGATCGCCCCGGCGCCGGTGGGTGCGGGGCTGTCGTTCGGGCTGGAGATCGAGCTCGGGTCGCTGATCCCGGCGTTCCTCACCGCGATCGAGGAGACGGTGCACGCCGCCCTCGGCTCGGGGCTGCACGGCTGGCCGGTCCCGGACGCGGTGGTGACGCTGACGCGCAGCGGCTACTGGGCTCGGCAGAGCCATTCGCACGGCACCTTCGACAAGAGCATGTCGAGCACCGCGGGCGACTTCCGGGCGCTGACACCGCTGGTGCTCATGGAGGCGCTGGCGAAGGCCGGGACCGAGGTCTGCGAACCGATGCACCGGTTCCGGCTCGAGGCGCCGAGCGCTCTGCTGGGAACACTCCTGCCGACGCTCGCGGCCTTCCGCGCGGTGCCGGGATCCACGACGGTGGCCGGGGAGACGGCGGTGTTGGAGGGGACGGTCCCCGCCGCGCGCGTGCACGCGCTGGGCCAGCGGATCCCCGGGCTGACGGGAGGCGAGGGGGTGCTGGAATCGGCGTTCGACCACTTCGCGCCGGTGAGCGGGAGCGAGGTGCCCGAGCGGGCGCGGTGGGACGCGAATCCGTTGGACCGCAAGGAGTATCTGATGCGGGTGCAGCGCGGGGTGTGA
- a CDS encoding TIGR03086 family metal-binding protein: MTGTGYAALDASHDALRTVVGALAAGDLDRPTPCSQWSVTQVLRHAAGDQIGYAAFLGAGPGPDEDPFAPSPTPPQDPKAHLEQALTRSAAAWAAVDPDTEEVAVPVPPNKLSARVGAGACALDAAVHAWDIAMAAGNPSPLTPELSAELLEVARQIVEPLRQYGVYAAEIAPQPGDDAEAELLRYLGRDPRWTAGR, encoded by the coding sequence ATGACCGGCACCGGATACGCCGCCCTCGACGCCTCGCACGACGCCCTGCGCACCGTGGTCGGGGCGCTCGCCGCCGGCGACCTCGACCGCCCGACCCCCTGCTCGCAGTGGTCCGTGACCCAGGTCCTGCGGCACGCGGCCGGCGACCAGATCGGCTACGCGGCCTTCCTCGGCGCCGGCCCCGGCCCGGACGAGGACCCCTTCGCCCCCTCCCCGACCCCGCCTCAGGACCCGAAGGCACACCTGGAGCAGGCGCTGACCCGCTCCGCCGCCGCCTGGGCCGCCGTCGACCCGGACACCGAGGAAGTCGCGGTCCCGGTCCCGCCGAACAAGCTGAGCGCCCGCGTCGGCGCCGGGGCCTGCGCCCTGGACGCAGCAGTGCACGCGTGGGACATAGCGATGGCGGCCGGCAACCCCTCGCCCCTGACGCCGGAGCTGTCGGCGGAACTGCTGGAGGTCGCGCGCCAGATCGTCGAACCGCTGCGGCAGTACGGGGTCTACGCGGCGGAAATCGCGCCGCAGCCGGGCGACGACGCCGAGGCGGAGCTGCTGCGCTACCTCGGCCGGGACCCGCGGTGGACGGCCGGCCGGTAG
- a CDS encoding arylamine N-acetyltransferase, which produces MDFDLDAYLARIGYTGERTPTAATLKALQRAHIYTIPFENLDPARGVVPSLEAADLMAKLVHGTTRGGYCYEHNILYAAALRALSFKVTLLAGRVLVGAKPGDLRPRTHMLLLAEAPDDSNRYLTDVGFGSEGALLDPMPLATTEVRDDPRRHRLDTTPADGPLEQWVLRAFQDGEWRDQYSFTVEPFYAPDFGVINYYIASSPRSPFSTRVYVCRTFPDRQLKIDAHTFTVTHDDGTSVKRELTDDAELRQVLAEEFGIIAPESEA; this is translated from the coding sequence GTGGACTTCGACCTCGACGCCTACCTCGCCCGCATCGGGTACACCGGCGAACGCACCCCGACCGCGGCGACGCTCAAGGCCTTGCAGCGCGCGCACATCTACACGATCCCCTTCGAGAACCTGGACCCGGCCCGCGGCGTCGTCCCCTCCTTGGAGGCGGCCGACCTGATGGCGAAGCTCGTCCACGGCACCACGCGCGGCGGCTACTGCTACGAGCACAACATCCTTTACGCCGCCGCACTGCGTGCACTCAGCTTCAAGGTGACGCTCCTGGCCGGCCGGGTCCTGGTCGGCGCGAAGCCCGGAGACCTGCGGCCGCGTACCCACATGCTGCTGCTCGCCGAGGCCCCGGACGACTCGAACCGCTACCTGACCGACGTCGGTTTCGGCAGCGAGGGCGCACTGCTGGACCCCATGCCGCTGGCCACGACAGAGGTCCGCGACGACCCGCGCCGCCACCGGCTCGACACCACTCCCGCAGACGGACCGCTCGAACAGTGGGTCCTGCGCGCCTTCCAGGACGGCGAGTGGCGGGATCAGTACTCGTTCACGGTCGAGCCGTTCTACGCGCCCGACTTCGGAGTCATCAACTACTACATCGCCAGCAGCCCGCGCTCGCCGTTCAGCACCCGCGTCTACGTCTGCCGGACGTTCCCGGACCGCCAGCTGAAGATCGATGCCCACACCTTCACCGTGACCCACGACGACGGCACATCGGTGAAGCGCGAACTCACCGACGACGCCGAGCTCCGGCAGGTCCTGGCCGAGGAGTTCGGCATCATCGCCCCGGAATCCGAGGCCTGA
- a CDS encoding ArsR/SmtB family transcription factor, protein MTAVTGLAHPDIDDVDLSTVLLALADPHRRQVVLELARDPKTERQCATFVLPIAKSTKTHHWRVLRESGLVYQRAVGNGLYIRLREDDLKRRFPGLLDTIAALEA, encoded by the coding sequence ATGACCGCGGTGACAGGACTGGCGCATCCGGACATCGACGACGTCGACCTGAGCACCGTGCTGCTCGCGCTCGCCGACCCGCACCGCCGGCAGGTGGTGCTGGAGCTGGCGCGCGACCCGAAGACCGAGCGCCAGTGCGCGACGTTCGTGCTGCCGATCGCCAAGTCCACGAAGACCCACCACTGGCGCGTGCTGCGCGAATCCGGGCTCGTGTACCAGCGCGCGGTCGGCAACGGCCTCTACATCCGCCTGCGCGAGGACGATCTCAAGCGGCGCTTCCCCGGACTGCTCGACACCATCGCCGCGCTGGAAGCGTAG
- a CDS encoding phosphotransferase family protein has translation MSDDEPLQLPHNRNNGVTRGVWRGEDGLVHKVLTHRRTDAPRQWASSADPRFWNYWRREADVYTSGLPERLGLGAPKLVEARELPDGDVELLLEDVAGTHGGDLTAEDIAAVAYALGEAQGAEPQPSEPWFSRGFLADYSTTRPADFAVLDDDSAWSLPLITKHFPPDLRDALVRLHRNQGRLLDLMTRLPRTVCHLDVWPNNVIRRPDGAVVLLDWAFTGDGAVGEDAGNLVPDSFFDWPLRPGFAEDLPGLVTEAYLEGLRAAGWSGDPRLAVLGIRASAVKYDWMMPWCLQAALDDRHRAYGSGEAVDPDVRYEARAAGLAICARWADEAIDLADSLGL, from the coding sequence ATGTCGGACGACGAACCGTTGCAGTTGCCCCACAACCGCAATAACGGAGTCACGCGCGGCGTGTGGCGCGGCGAGGACGGTCTGGTCCACAAGGTCCTGACCCATCGCCGCACCGACGCGCCGCGCCAGTGGGCCTCATCGGCCGACCCCCGGTTCTGGAACTACTGGCGCCGCGAAGCGGACGTCTACACCAGCGGCCTGCCGGAGCGCCTCGGCCTCGGCGCGCCGAAGCTCGTCGAGGCCCGCGAGCTGCCGGACGGCGATGTCGAGCTGCTGCTTGAGGACGTCGCCGGGACCCATGGCGGCGATCTGACAGCGGAGGACATCGCCGCCGTCGCGTACGCGTTGGGCGAGGCCCAGGGCGCCGAGCCGCAGCCGTCGGAGCCGTGGTTCAGCCGCGGATTCCTGGCCGACTACAGCACCACTCGGCCCGCCGACTTCGCAGTGCTGGACGACGACAGCGCCTGGTCGCTCCCGTTGATCACCAAGCACTTCCCGCCGGATCTGCGCGATGCCCTGGTCCGCCTGCACCGCAACCAGGGACGGCTGCTGGACCTGATGACGCGCCTGCCGCGTACGGTCTGCCACCTGGATGTGTGGCCGAACAACGTGATCCGGCGCCCGGACGGCGCCGTGGTCCTGCTCGACTGGGCCTTCACCGGCGACGGCGCGGTCGGCGAGGACGCCGGGAACCTGGTGCCGGACAGCTTCTTCGACTGGCCGCTGCGGCCGGGGTTCGCCGAGGACCTGCCCGGGCTGGTGACCGAGGCTTACCTCGAAGGGCTGCGAGCCGCGGGGTGGTCGGGCGATCCGCGGTTGGCGGTGCTCGGTATCCGGGCGTCGGCGGTCAAGTACGACTGGATGATGCCCTGGTGCCTGCAAGCCGCGCTGGACGACCGGCACCGGGCCTACGGCAGCGGCGAGGCGGTCGATCCCGACGTCCGCTACGAGGCGCGCGCTGCGGGGCTGGCGATCTGCGCGCGCTGGGCCGACGAGGCGATCGACCTGGCGGATTCCCTGGGGCTGTAA
- a CDS encoding TetR/AcrR family transcriptional regulator, which yields MNTDPDPDPDDSAAPAPALNSVWTRPQRRQKEQLTRERIVAEAISLLDEEGIEALSMRTLGQRLGAGATSLYRHVASKDELIELVTDEVYGELDVPEITDPASWRLALHVNAHSLRQVGLRHMWLMNVLGQVGLNYLGPNVVSVTQRSLAILTTAGFDMHESARAMSTVSSYVIGITSAEAGWLSALRRRGMSEHEWYRVVGPQMASAANDAGLAEIYLEELKNDPTETRLGNFVYGLDLILDSLEIRLAAKLAADEKAQAAASQ from the coding sequence GTGAACACCGACCCCGACCCCGACCCCGACGACTCCGCCGCCCCGGCCCCGGCGCTGAACTCGGTCTGGACCCGGCCGCAGCGCCGGCAGAAAGAGCAGCTCACCCGCGAGCGCATCGTCGCCGAGGCGATCTCGCTGCTCGACGAGGAGGGCATCGAGGCGCTGAGCATGCGCACCCTGGGCCAGCGCCTCGGCGCCGGTGCGACCTCGCTCTACCGGCACGTCGCGAGCAAGGACGAGCTGATCGAGCTGGTGACCGACGAGGTCTACGGCGAGCTGGACGTCCCGGAGATCACCGATCCCGCGAGCTGGCGCCTGGCTCTGCACGTCAATGCGCACAGCCTGCGCCAGGTCGGCCTGCGGCACATGTGGCTGATGAACGTGCTGGGCCAGGTCGGGCTGAACTACCTGGGCCCGAACGTTGTCTCGGTGACCCAGCGGAGCCTGGCCATCCTGACCACGGCGGGCTTCGACATGCACGAGTCGGCCCGGGCTATGAGCACCGTGTCCTCCTACGTCATCGGCATCACGTCCGCCGAGGCCGGGTGGCTGTCGGCGCTGCGCCGGCGGGGCATGAGCGAGCACGAGTGGTACCGGGTCGTGGGCCCGCAGATGGCGTCGGCCGCCAACGATGCCGGGTTGGCGGAGATCTACCTGGAGGAGCTCAAGAACGACCCAACGGAAACACGCCTGGGGAACTTCGTCTACGGGCTCGATCTCATTCTGGACAGCCTGGAGATCAGGCTGGCCGCCAAGCTCGCCGCCGACGAGAAGGCTCAGGCCGCCGCGTCTCAGTAG
- a CDS encoding MFS transporter, whose translation MSEVTESKQAGTGAEGGPVGGRRRWLILIVLCLATLVLVVDNMVLTVAVPALTESLHASAQNIQWVLDSYILVFAGLLLTTGSLSDRFGRRRVLIIGLAVFGIASAVATLANNPGELIAARVAMGIGGALLMPSTLSILITVFTDEAERRKAMAAWTVVAMVGLVGGPVLGGVMISHFWWGSVFLLNIPIAALAIISAVVLMPESKGPWRKPDPLGTVLSIVGLTSAVWVIIELPKGFTRPSTLIALVVAVVALVSFGIWETRIAEPMVPLQLFKQRNFSGGSFSLTLVQIGNGGLLLVMTQYLQFVLGFSALKASLCFIPLAIAALIFNTLGAGLGMKFGNRPLMVVGLLICAVAFGVLADLGVDDGLSKLFVGLFLLGAGSGLAMPAAITAIMGAVPPEHAGVSSALNDTVQQTGAALGVAIMGTVVASRFTAGMPAKYVGTARHSLGEAYGIAKTTGDNALLDSARHAFTHAASVAYIAGAVGVVAAAIVSFVVLRDVKPPTAPAAGEDEGAVPVVGDDIATGATVAL comes from the coding sequence ATGTCAGAGGTCACGGAGTCGAAACAGGCAGGGACAGGCGCCGAGGGCGGACCGGTCGGCGGCCGGCGGCGGTGGCTCATCCTGATCGTGCTGTGCCTGGCCACGCTGGTGCTCGTCGTGGACAACATGGTCCTGACGGTCGCGGTGCCGGCGCTGACCGAGTCGCTGCACGCCAGCGCGCAGAACATCCAGTGGGTGCTCGACTCCTACATCCTGGTGTTCGCCGGCCTGCTGCTGACCACCGGAAGCCTGTCCGACCGGTTCGGCCGGCGCCGGGTCCTGATCATCGGACTCGCGGTGTTCGGCATCGCCTCGGCGGTGGCGACGCTGGCGAACAACCCGGGCGAGCTGATCGCCGCCCGCGTCGCGATGGGCATCGGCGGCGCGCTGCTGATGCCGAGCACACTGTCGATCCTGATCACCGTGTTCACCGACGAGGCCGAGCGGCGCAAGGCGATGGCCGCGTGGACGGTGGTGGCGATGGTCGGCCTGGTCGGCGGCCCGGTGCTGGGCGGCGTGATGATCAGCCACTTCTGGTGGGGGTCGGTCTTCCTGCTGAACATCCCGATCGCGGCGCTGGCCATCATCTCCGCCGTGGTGCTGATGCCGGAGAGCAAGGGCCCGTGGCGCAAACCCGACCCGCTGGGCACCGTGCTCTCGATCGTCGGCCTGACCTCGGCGGTCTGGGTGATCATCGAGCTCCCGAAGGGCTTCACGCGGCCCAGCACCCTGATCGCGCTGGTGGTCGCGGTGGTCGCGCTGGTCTCCTTCGGGATCTGGGAGACCCGCATCGCCGAGCCGATGGTGCCGCTGCAGCTGTTCAAGCAGCGCAACTTCTCCGGCGGCTCGTTCTCGCTGACCCTGGTGCAGATCGGCAACGGCGGCCTGCTGCTGGTGATGACGCAGTACCTGCAGTTCGTGCTCGGCTTCTCGGCACTGAAGGCCTCGCTGTGCTTCATCCCGCTGGCCATCGCCGCCTTGATCTTCAACACCCTGGGCGCCGGTCTGGGCATGAAGTTCGGCAACCGGCCGCTGATGGTCGTCGGGCTGCTGATCTGCGCGGTCGCCTTCGGCGTCCTGGCCGACCTGGGCGTCGACGACGGCCTGAGCAAGCTGTTCGTGGGCTTGTTCCTGCTGGGCGCCGGCTCCGGCCTGGCGATGCCGGCGGCGATCACCGCGATCATGGGGGCGGTCCCGCCGGAGCACGCCGGCGTCAGCTCCGCGCTGAACGACACCGTGCAGCAGACCGGCGCGGCCCTGGGTGTGGCGATCATGGGCACCGTGGTGGCCAGCCGATTCACCGCCGGGATGCCGGCCAAGTACGTGGGCACCGCGAGGCACTCGCTGGGTGAGGCCTACGGCATCGCCAAGACGACGGGCGACAACGCCCTGCTGGACTCGGCCCGCCACGCCTTCACCCACGCGGCGTCGGTCGCGTACATCGCCGGCGCGGTCGGCGTGGTCGCCGCGGCGATCGTGTCCTTCGTGGTCCTGCGGGACGTCAAGCCGCCGACGGCGCCGGCCGCGGGCGAAGACGAAGGCGCGGTCCCGGTGGTGGGCGACGACATCGCAACAGGTGCGACTGTGGCTCTGTGA
- a CDS encoding MFS transporter: MTESPTSTNPTTESAGDSVWRVVGASMVGTTLEWYDFFLYGTAAAVVFPKVFFVKSDPLTATLLSFLTYALGFAARPIGGVVFGHVGDRVGRKKTLMVSLVIMGIATTGMAFVPGYNSIGVWAPVLLTSLRMIQGFALGGEWGGSVLIVAERDKSRRGFWASWPQAGAPLGLVLGTGVLILLSQNMSEKSFLDWGWRLSFGLSAILLLVGVWVRKSLNETEAFRAAQAKKTSAPPKLPVLEVFRTSWREVLIAFGTRMAENISFYLVATFSVTWITEHLKLSKSFGLDAVMIGAAIETVLIPVFGMLSDRIGRRPVYLAGAIGIGVWTPIFFALVDQKSYPLAVLAVTVALAFHGLMYGPQAAFFAEMFPTGVRYSGASIGYQVASIAAGAPAPLIAVAILQHNGGKTSAWLTLYMGLASVVTIVALYFARETRSVSMNGEADGATDGAAGANGTKHSVQVLS; encoded by the coding sequence ATGACGGAATCCCCCACCAGCACAAACCCCACCACCGAAAGCGCCGGCGACTCCGTCTGGAGAGTCGTCGGCGCTTCCATGGTCGGCACCACCCTCGAGTGGTACGACTTCTTCCTCTACGGCACCGCGGCGGCCGTGGTCTTCCCGAAGGTCTTCTTCGTCAAGAGCGACCCGCTCACCGCGACGCTGCTGTCGTTCCTCACCTACGCCCTGGGCTTCGCGGCGCGACCGATCGGCGGCGTGGTCTTCGGACACGTCGGCGACCGCGTCGGGCGCAAGAAGACACTGATGGTCAGCCTGGTCATCATGGGGATCGCCACCACAGGGATGGCTTTCGTCCCGGGCTACAACTCCATAGGCGTCTGGGCGCCGGTCCTGCTCACCTCGCTGCGCATGATCCAGGGCTTCGCGCTCGGCGGCGAGTGGGGCGGCTCGGTGCTGATCGTGGCCGAGCGCGACAAATCCCGGCGCGGGTTCTGGGCTTCCTGGCCGCAGGCCGGCGCGCCGCTGGGACTGGTGCTCGGGACCGGCGTGCTCATCCTGCTGTCCCAGAACATGAGCGAGAAGTCGTTCCTGGACTGGGGCTGGCGGCTGTCGTTCGGGCTGTCGGCGATCCTGCTGTTGGTCGGCGTCTGGGTCCGCAAGTCGCTCAACGAGACCGAGGCGTTCCGGGCCGCGCAGGCGAAGAAGACGAGCGCGCCGCCGAAGCTGCCGGTCCTGGAGGTCTTCCGCACCTCCTGGCGCGAGGTCCTGATCGCCTTCGGGACCCGCATGGCCGAAAACATCTCCTTCTACCTGGTCGCCACCTTCTCGGTCACCTGGATCACCGAGCACCTGAAGCTCTCGAAGTCCTTCGGGCTGGACGCGGTGATGATCGGCGCGGCGATCGAGACCGTCCTGATCCCGGTGTTCGGCATGCTCTCCGACCGGATCGGGCGGCGGCCGGTCTACCTGGCCGGCGCGATCGGGATCGGGGTGTGGACGCCGATCTTCTTCGCGCTCGTCGATCAGAAGTCGTATCCGCTGGCGGTGCTCGCGGTCACCGTCGCCCTGGCCTTCCACGGCCTGATGTACGGCCCGCAGGCGGCCTTCTTCGCGGAGATGTTCCCGACCGGGGTCCGCTACTCCGGCGCCTCGATCGGCTACCAGGTGGCCTCGATCGCGGCCGGCGCGCCGGCGCCGCTGATCGCCGTGGCGATCCTGCAGCACAACGGCGGGAAGACCTCGGCGTGGCTGACGCTCTACATGGGGCTGGCCTCCGTGGTGACCATCGTCGCGCTCTACTTCGCACGGGAGACGCGGTCGGTGTCGATGAACGGCGAGGCGGACGGTGCTACCGACGGTGCGGCGGGCGCGAACGGAACAAAGCATTCCGTTCAGGTGCTATCCTGA
- a CDS encoding TetR/AcrR family transcriptional regulator, whose translation MPAPSTPSTPPAPTTPTAPRTGPLSGRKAQANRNDEAILRAAREVFVADPSAPISAVAKAAGVGISALYRRYESKEVLLQTLCADGLATYIECAEAALASEAGPWETFTDFVRAVIDADVHALTVNLAGTFTPTAEMSGQATRAVGLAAAILEQAHEAGVVRADFALNDIAMLLEQLTAVTGPGPERTRELRHRYLALHFDALRPQTAKAGTGLPGPPPSDEELGARWVPKGAQDRVPTVA comes from the coding sequence ATGCCCGCCCCGAGCACCCCGAGCACACCGCCTGCGCCGACCACGCCGACCGCCCCCCGCACCGGACCGCTGTCCGGCCGCAAGGCCCAGGCGAACCGCAACGACGAGGCCATCCTGCGAGCCGCGCGCGAGGTGTTCGTCGCCGATCCGTCCGCGCCGATCTCCGCGGTCGCCAAGGCGGCCGGGGTCGGGATCAGCGCCCTGTACCGGCGCTACGAGAGCAAGGAAGTGCTGCTGCAGACGCTGTGCGCGGACGGCCTGGCGACGTACATCGAGTGCGCGGAGGCGGCGCTGGCCTCGGAGGCCGGGCCGTGGGAGACGTTCACGGACTTCGTGCGCGCGGTGATCGACGCCGACGTGCACGCGCTGACGGTGAACCTGGCGGGGACCTTCACGCCGACCGCGGAGATGTCCGGCCAGGCCACGCGCGCCGTGGGCCTGGCCGCCGCGATCCTGGAGCAGGCGCACGAGGCCGGGGTGGTCCGCGCCGACTTCGCCCTCAACGACATCGCGATGCTGCTGGAGCAGCTGACCGCGGTCACCGGGCCGGGGCCGGAGCGGACCCGGGAGCTGCGACACCGCTATCTGGCGCTGCACTTCGACGCGCTGCGGCCGCAGACCGCGAAGGCCGGGACCGGGCTGCCCGGGCCGCCGCCGAGCGACGAGGAACTGGGCGCCCGATGGGTCCCGAAGGGGGCCCAGGACAGGGTCCCGACGGTGGCTTGA